The following are from one region of the Anguilla rostrata isolate EN2019 chromosome 7, ASM1855537v3, whole genome shotgun sequence genome:
- the bmal2 gene encoding aryl hydrocarbon receptor nuclear translocator-like protein 2 isoform X7, whose translation MKLKKEESGEPHSQIEKRRRDKMNNLIDELSAMIPTCHSMSRKLDKLTVLRMAVQHLKSLRGASSSFSEANYKPSFLPDDELRHLILRAADGFLFVVGCDRGKILFVSESVSKILNYNRTDLIGQSLFDYVHPKDIGKVKEQLSSSELYPRERLIDAKTGLQVQAELPVGSARLCSGARRSFFCRMKYNRVVVKLEDKEPQPSTSKRKELQRYCAVHCTGYLRSWPASQQGAEEGEGDTEPEKEGFHFSCLVAIGRVHPLTAPPLTAPPLTTPQPNGEVQVKPTEFVTRYAMDGKFTFVDQRATTVLGFLPQELLGTSCYEYFHQDDLPHLAERHRKVLRSKEKIETNHYKFKTKYGSFVTLQSQWFSFINPWTKEVEYIVSTNTVISRTAASGDKLEQPGEAKASEEDAKKAFSIIPGIPSSCGTMIYAGSIGTQIANEMLDFNRLNSSPSSGTVSPFSLAQDKSPLTLALTSNTANVLNGEVTDPEHAGKSGSEGEGPLASCSSSDVMMAGASAHLDLDTVVGPGLGSLSNDEAAMAVIMSLLETDTNLGEAVDFDEMHWGGSAVSGPLARG comes from the exons atgaaacttaaaaaagaagaaagcgg AGAGCCCCACAGCCAAATTGAGAAGCGGAGGCGGGACAAGATGAATAACCTGATCGATGAGCTGTCGGCCATGATCCCCACCTGCCACTCGATGTCCCGCAAGCTGGACAAGCTGACTGTGCTCCGCATGGCTGTGCAGCATCTCAAATCTCTCAGAG GGGCCTCCAGCTCTTTTTCTGAAGCCAACTACAAGCCTTCGTTCCTGCCCGACGACGAGCTCAGACACCTCATCCTCAGG GCCGCTGATGGCTTCCTGTTTGTTGTGGGCTGTGATCGTGGGAAAATCCTCTTCGTGTCCGAATCAGTATCCAAGATACTCAACTACAATCGG ACGGACCTGATTGGACAGAGTCTGTTTGACTACGTCCACCCGAAGGACATCGGCAAGGTGAAAGAGCAGCTGTCTTCCTCTGAGCTCTATCCACGCGAACGCCTCATAGATGCCAAAA CTGGCCTGCAGGTCCAGGCTGAGCTCCCTGTGGGGTCCGCTCGCCTGTGCTCCGGGGCCCGCAGGTCCTTCTTCTGCCGGATGAAGTACAACCGGGTGGTGGTGAAGCTGGAGGACAAGGAGCCGCAGCCCAGCACCTCCAAGAGGAAAG AGTTGCAGAGGTACTGCGCGGTCCACTGCACGGGCTACCTGCGCAGTTGGCCCgccagccagcagggggcggaaGAGGGCGAGGGCGACACCGAGCCTGAGAAGGAGGGCTTCCACTTCAGCTGCCTGGTGGCCATCGGGCGGGTTCACCCCCTGACCGCACCTCCCCTGACCGCGCCCCCCCTCACCACGCCCCAGCCCAACGGGGAGGTGCAGGTCAAGCCCACCGAGTTCGTCACACGGTACGCCATGGATGGGAAGTTCACCTTCGTGGATCAGAG AGCCACCACCGTTCTGGGGTTCTTGCCTCAGGAGCTCCTGGGAACGTCCTGCTACGAGTACTTCCACCAGGACGACCTCCCGCACCTGGCTGAGCGACACAGAAAAG TTCTACGAAGCAAAGAGAAGATTGAAACGAACCACTACAAGTTCAAAACAAAATACGGCTCTTTTGTCACTCTGCAGAGTCAGTGGTTTAGTTTTATAAATCCATGGACCAAAGAAGTAGAATATATAGTATCAACCAACACGGTCATATC CCGCACAGCGGCATCCGGAGACAAGCTGGAGCAGCCGGGCGAGGCCAAGGCTTCAGAGG AAGATGCTAAGAAGGCCTTTTCTATCATTCCGGGAATCCCCAGCAGCTGTGGCACCATGATTTACGCAGGGAGCATCGGCACCCAAATCGCTAACGAGATGCTGGACTTCAACAG GCTGAACTCCTCTCCGTCGAGTGGCACTGTCAGCCCCTTCAGTCTGGCCCAGGACAAGTCCCCGCTCACGCTCGCTCTGACCAGTAACACCGCCAAT GTGCTAAACGGAGAGGTAACGGACCccgagcatgctgggaagtcgGGATCGGAAGGAGAAGGTCCTTTAGCATCGTGTTCCAGCAGCGACGTGATGATGG CAGGTGCGAGCGCCCACCTGGACCTGGACACGGTGGTCGGGCCGGGCCTCGGTAGCCTTAGCAACGACGAGGCGGCCATGGCGGTGATCATGAGCCTGCTGGAGACCGACACCAACCTGGGCGAGGCGGTGGACTTCGACGAGATGCACTG GGGCGGGAGCGCCGTTTCAGGGCCGCTTGCGCGAGGTTAG
- the bmal2 gene encoding aryl hydrocarbon receptor nuclear translocator-like protein 2 isoform X5, with protein sequence MSAGDAAPGGGDGAEGERTGEVLGEDSSSLSVSLSGLMSPSPRGPPAPANEQHRKRKGSTDNQEPHSQIEKRRRDKMNNLIDELSAMIPTCHSMSRKLDKLTVLRMAVQHLKSLRGASSSFSEANYKPSFLPDDELRHLILRAADGFLFVVGCDRGKILFVSESVSKILNYNRTDLIGQSLFDYVHPKDIGKVKEQLSSSELYPRERLIDAKTGLQVQAELPVGSARLCSGARRSFFCRMKYNRVVVKLEDKEPQPSTSKRKELQRYCAVHCTGYLRSWPASQQGAEEGEGDTEPEKEGFHFSCLVAIGRVHPLTAPPLTAPPLTTPQPNGEVQVKPTEFVTRYAMDGKFTFVDQRATTVLGFLPQELLGTSCYEYFHQDDLPHLAERHRKVLRSKEKIETNHYKFKTKYGSFVTLQSQWFSFINPWTKEVEYIVSTNTVISRTAASGDKLEQPGEAKASEEDAKKAFSIIPGIPSSCGTMIYAGSIGTQIANEMLDFNRLNSSPSSGTVSPFSLAQDKSPLTLALTSNTANVLNGEVTDPEHAGKSGSEGEGPLASCSSSDVMMAGASAHLDLDTVVGPGLGSLSNDEAAMAVIMSLLETDTNLGEAVDFDEMHWGGSAVSGPLARG encoded by the exons AGAGCCCCACAGCCAAATTGAGAAGCGGAGGCGGGACAAGATGAATAACCTGATCGATGAGCTGTCGGCCATGATCCCCACCTGCCACTCGATGTCCCGCAAGCTGGACAAGCTGACTGTGCTCCGCATGGCTGTGCAGCATCTCAAATCTCTCAGAG GGGCCTCCAGCTCTTTTTCTGAAGCCAACTACAAGCCTTCGTTCCTGCCCGACGACGAGCTCAGACACCTCATCCTCAGG GCCGCTGATGGCTTCCTGTTTGTTGTGGGCTGTGATCGTGGGAAAATCCTCTTCGTGTCCGAATCAGTATCCAAGATACTCAACTACAATCGG ACGGACCTGATTGGACAGAGTCTGTTTGACTACGTCCACCCGAAGGACATCGGCAAGGTGAAAGAGCAGCTGTCTTCCTCTGAGCTCTATCCACGCGAACGCCTCATAGATGCCAAAA CTGGCCTGCAGGTCCAGGCTGAGCTCCCTGTGGGGTCCGCTCGCCTGTGCTCCGGGGCCCGCAGGTCCTTCTTCTGCCGGATGAAGTACAACCGGGTGGTGGTGAAGCTGGAGGACAAGGAGCCGCAGCCCAGCACCTCCAAGAGGAAAG AGTTGCAGAGGTACTGCGCGGTCCACTGCACGGGCTACCTGCGCAGTTGGCCCgccagccagcagggggcggaaGAGGGCGAGGGCGACACCGAGCCTGAGAAGGAGGGCTTCCACTTCAGCTGCCTGGTGGCCATCGGGCGGGTTCACCCCCTGACCGCACCTCCCCTGACCGCGCCCCCCCTCACCACGCCCCAGCCCAACGGGGAGGTGCAGGTCAAGCCCACCGAGTTCGTCACACGGTACGCCATGGATGGGAAGTTCACCTTCGTGGATCAGAG AGCCACCACCGTTCTGGGGTTCTTGCCTCAGGAGCTCCTGGGAACGTCCTGCTACGAGTACTTCCACCAGGACGACCTCCCGCACCTGGCTGAGCGACACAGAAAAG TTCTACGAAGCAAAGAGAAGATTGAAACGAACCACTACAAGTTCAAAACAAAATACGGCTCTTTTGTCACTCTGCAGAGTCAGTGGTTTAGTTTTATAAATCCATGGACCAAAGAAGTAGAATATATAGTATCAACCAACACGGTCATATC CCGCACAGCGGCATCCGGAGACAAGCTGGAGCAGCCGGGCGAGGCCAAGGCTTCAGAGG AAGATGCTAAGAAGGCCTTTTCTATCATTCCGGGAATCCCCAGCAGCTGTGGCACCATGATTTACGCAGGGAGCATCGGCACCCAAATCGCTAACGAGATGCTGGACTTCAACAG GCTGAACTCCTCTCCGTCGAGTGGCACTGTCAGCCCCTTCAGTCTGGCCCAGGACAAGTCCCCGCTCACGCTCGCTCTGACCAGTAACACCGCCAAT GTGCTAAACGGAGAGGTAACGGACCccgagcatgctgggaagtcgGGATCGGAAGGAGAAGGTCCTTTAGCATCGTGTTCCAGCAGCGACGTGATGATGG CAGGTGCGAGCGCCCACCTGGACCTGGACACGGTGGTCGGGCCGGGCCTCGGTAGCCTTAGCAACGACGAGGCGGCCATGGCGGTGATCATGAGCCTGCTGGAGACCGACACCAACCTGGGCGAGGCGGTGGACTTCGACGAGATGCACTG GGGCGGGAGCGCCGTTTCAGGGCCGCTTGCGCGAGGTTAG